Within Deinococcus budaensis, the genomic segment GAGGTGGGCGACTGGACCGAGCCGAAGCCTTTCAACATGATGTTCAGGACCACCATCGGCCCGACCGCCGACGAGGATTCCTTCGGCTACCTGCGCCCGGAAACCGCGCAGGGCATCTTCACCAACTTCAAGAACGTGGTGGACTCGACTTCGCGCCGCCTCCCCTTCGGCATCGCGCAGATCGGCAAGGCCTTTCGCAACGAGATCACACCGCGCAACTTCATCTTCCGGGTGCGCGAACTCGAGCAGATGGAAATCGAGTTCTTCTGCGCGCCCGGCACCGACGAGGACTGGCACCAGCACTGGCTCGACGCCCGCCTCGCGTGGTGGGAGGCCCAGGGGGTGCCGCGCGAGAAGATCCAGATTCTCGACGTGCCGAAAGAGGACCTCGCCCACTACTCCAAGCGCACCTATGACCTGATGTACGACTACCCCACGCTGGGCTACGAGGAGATCGAGGGGATCGCCAACCGCAGCGACTACGACCTCGGCTCGCACACCAAGTCGCAGGGGGAACTGGGCCTGGTCGCCCGCGTGGAGGAGAACACGGACTCTATCGCCAAACTGACCATCCCGCACCCCGAGACGAACAAGCCGGTCGTGCCCTTCGTGATCGAGCCGTCCGCCGGGGTGGACCGCGCGATGCTGGCGGTGCTGAGCGAGGCCTTCACCAAGGAGACGCTGGAGAACGGCTCCGAGCGGATTGTGCTGAAGCTCAGGCCCCACCTCGCGCCCATCAAGGTGGCGGTGATTCCGCTGGCCCGCAACCGCGAGGAGATCACGGGCGTGGCGAGGGCGATCAAGGCCGACCTCCAGAAACTGGGCCTGGGCCGCGTGCTGTACGAGGACTCGGGCAACATCGGCAAGGCCTACCGCCGCCACGACGAGGTGGGCACCCCCTACTGCGTGACCGTGGACTTCGACACCGTGGGCAAGGGCGAGGACCCCAACCTGACCGACACCGTGACCGTCCGCGACCGCGACACGCTCGCGCAGGAGCGGGTGAAGATCAGCGAGCTGGCGGGGTGGATTCGGGAACGGCTGAGGTAAGCCTTCAGCTTTCAGCGATCAGCCAGGACCCCCGTCTGCGTGTGGGGGTCTCTGGCTGTTGGGATGGTCACGCCCCGCGCGGGAAGGCCCACCTGTCAGGGCCGGGCAAGCCTCCCCAGCCACTCCAGAATCCAGCGGGCCACAGTGTCGCCCCGGGCGGCGGTGATGTCGAGGTGCGCGGCGCCGGGCAGGGTGTGGGTGGTCAAGGCGCCCAGGGTGGTCGCGGCGTAGCGGGTGTAGTCCTCGGGGCGGGTCAGGCCGCCTTCCGCCGCGAGACCCAGGATAGGGAGGGGCACTTCCGCCCCGTGCCACACGCGCAACTCCTGCTCGAAGGGGCTGCCGCGCGTGCCCAGGTTCGCCGCGTTCACGTCGAGGGTGAGGCGTTGGGGAAAGTACCACTCGGCGTAGTCGGCCAGCGGAGTCCAGTAGCGCCGCACGAAGTCGAGGGGATCGGTGGGTGCCGCCGGATCGGCCTGCCAGCCCACCGGCCGCGCGGGGTCGCGGGCCCCCAGGATGAACTCGCCCGCCCGCGCGGCGCCCAGCAAGCGGGGCAGCGGGTTGGGCAGGGTCCGGGCGTTGGTGGCCTGCCCGGTCCGCACGGCCAGAAAGGGCAGGAGGCTGTAGCGGCCCTCAAGCTGGGTCAGCCCCGCTGCCAGCGCGGTGGCCGGATAGCGGGTCAGCCCCCCGGCCGGAGCGGGGGCGCCGGGGTCCGAGGCTGCCAGCCGGGCCTGGGCGGCGGCGCGGCTGGCGAGCGTCGGGCCGAAGAAAAAAGAGTCCACGTAGGGCTGCCGGGCCAGCGCGTTCAGCCCCGGCGCCCGCACGGGCAGGGCGCGGTTGAAATACCCCTCCTCGTACTGCTGGCGGGTCAGCGGCTGGAAGGCGGCCTGTCCCGGCACCCCGTCGAGCAGCACCAGGCCGCGCAGGTCCTGCCAACCGGGCGTGCCCCCGAAGTCGTAGGCGGCGTACAGGCCCGCGAGCACCCCGCCCAGCGAGTGCCCGCCCAGGAACACGTCCGGGGTCAGCGCGCGGGCTTCGAGCACGGCGGCCCGCCAGTCGCGCAGGGTGAGGTCCAGCCCCCACCCCTGCAAAAAGCCCAGGCTGGCCGGAGTCCGGACAGGCAGGCCCCGCTGCACGATCCGGGCCAACTCCGCCGGGTCGGCCGCCGCGAGCTGGGCCTGCGGTTCGAGCAAGTTGGCGCGGCGGTCCACCGCCCACACCGCCAGCCCGGGGTCCAGCGCCGCGAGCTGCCGCGCCAGCCGGTCGAAGCTGCCCGCGCCCCCCAGAAAGCCGGGCATCAGCAGCAGCACCGCGCGGGGCCGGGCCGGGCCGTAGCGCACGGTGATGCTGGCGTTGAGGTCGGGGGGCGTGCCTGGGGCCGTCGCGCCGGGGCGCACCACCCGCTCGGCGGGCACGCGGTCCAGGGCCACTTCGGTGGCGGGAGCGGGCGGCAGACCCTGGGCACTGCCCAGCTCCAGGGCGGCACTCAGCAGGGCGAAGCGGAGACGGCGCGTCATGGCCCGCATCATCGCGCCGGAGAGGGGGCCGGGGCTATCCCGCCGCCCGGCGGGTCCAGCCGCTGGGGAGGGGGGCGGCGGCCACTCCGGCCGGGCGCGCGGCTCAGCGGCCACACCACCCACCCCCGCAGGCAGGCGGGTCAGCCGCGTTCGTCGCCGTACTTGCTTTCCAGGTAGCGGCGCTGGGCCTCCAGCGTGCGGGTGTGCTGGCCCCGGCGCTCGTGGACGACCTCGCCCATCCGGCGGCCGATCAGGTCGAGTTGCGAGACGAGCAGGCGCTCGGCCTCGGGGGTGCGGGGGGTGGCCCGGTAGGTGTGCAGCAGCTCGGGCAGGTCCTCGCGGGCGGCCTGCCGGGCGTCGAAGGCGTCGCGGCCCAGCGCCTCGTCCCCGGAGGTCAGGCGCAGGGCGTCACGGGTGGAGATGACCGCCGCGTGGAAGGCAGGCCGGGCCGCCGGGGGCAGGGCACGCTCGCCGGAACGCAGCAGCCGCAGCAAGCGGGCCTCGTCGTCGTCGGGGGTGGCCTGCGCGAGCGGCACCTCGGGGGCGGGGGCCAGCAGGCGGCGGCCCTGGACGGCGGTGCGGACCACCCCCAGGAGGGCCAGGAGCAAGGTGATCCCGATCAGCCACGCCGCCGGAGGCCAGTCCAGCGCGAGCAGGACGATAAACAGGGCCAACAGCGTCGTGACGAGGATGAAGCCGAAGAAGCCCTGCACGGCCAGCCAGCCCAGGCCCTTGGCGCGGCGGCCCAGGTCAGGCGGCAGCGTGGGGCGCGGCAGGGCGGGCCGGGTGGAGGGCCGCCAGGGATCGTCTCCGGGACGGGGAAGACGGGGGGGCACACGCGCCGACATATGGTCAGGGTACGGGGGAAGGGGCGTCGCGGTTCCCGCGCAGCTCACGGACCCGGTCCGCCAGCGCCTGCCACGGCTCCAGCCGGAAGTGGGTGTGGCCCAGCGGACTGGTCGAGGGCAGCACCCACACCTCCGCCCCCTCCAGCGGCAGGAGTTGCGGGCCGTAGGGCAGCTTGCCCGTGGGCAGGCCCAGCGTCTCGGAAGCGCCGCGCTTGGAGGTAAAGGCGACCAGAGCGGGGCGGTAGGTCCGCAGCTTGTGCCGCAGCTCGTCCGGTGCCCAGGCGCCTGCGGGCAGGGCGGCGTCCACCCCGCTGTGGCGCTTGGCGACGTCGGTCAGGCCGATCCCGTACTCCGGCACAGATGGGTACTCGCGGGGGGCAAGCTGCCGGGGCGTCAGGCCGACCTCGGCCAGCACCCGCCAGAACTTGTTCTCGGGGTTGGCGTAGTAGGCCTTCGCGCGGGCGCTGATGCGGCTGGGCGCCGTGCCGACCAGCACCAGCGTCAGCCCCGGCGCTAGCACGTCGGGCACCAGATAGTCGGCGCCCAGCGCGGCGAGGTCGGGCGCGGTGGGGTCAGTCGTCGCCGGGTCAGTCATCGTCGTAGCGCTGCTCCGCAAAGGGGTCGCCGCGCATGTGGTAGCCGTTGCGTTCCCAGAACCCAGGCGCGTCGCGGTCCATGAACTCCAGGCCGGTCAGCCACTTCGCGCTTTTCCAGAAGTACAGGTGAGGCACGACCAGCCGCAGCGGGCCGCCGTGCTCGGGCGTCAGGGCTTCGCCGCCGAAGGTGTGCGCCAGCAGGTTCTCGGGCCGGGTGAAGTCCTCCAGCGAGAGGTTGGTGGTGTACCCGCCCACCGAGTGCTGCATGACGTGGGTCGCGCCCGGCTTGAGCTGGAGGCGCGCCATCAGGTCCACCACCCGCACGCCCGTCCAGGTCGTGTCGAGCTTGCTCCAGTGGGTCACGCAGTGGATGTCGTAGGTCAGGGTGGTCTGCGGCAGAGCCAGCAGGTCGGCCCAGGTGAAGGTCTGCTCCTCGGCCAGCCCAAAGACGCGCACGACCACCTCCTCGGGGGCGTAGTGCTGCGAGGGGCCGTAGGTCAGCACCGGAAAGCGGCTGGTCAGCGTCTGCCCCGGCGGAATGCGGCCGTCCAGATCATCCGCCGGTTTCTTGAAGAATTTGCCGAGCATGGGGCATTTCAGCGCCCGGACAGGGCCGCGCGGTATGGGTGCGGGCACCTTTGGCGCCCCCCGGCCACGTTGCTAAAGAATCGCGCTAGGCCACCGGAACCCTCACCCGGTTGTCAGACCCGGGCAAGACTGGAGGTGTACTATGGACACCAAGACCGGGCGCTTCCCCACGGCGACCCGGACCTTTCTGCCCCGGCGTCCCGAGCGGCGCGAGGAGCTGGTGTCCATGAGCATGAACGAGCAAAGCAACCGCACCCGGGCCAGGCACGAGGTCGAGCGCGCCCGCTTTCTGGGGGACGTGCGCGACCTGCTGGCGATCTTGCGGCGCGAACCCAACGAACTGCTGCCCTTCGAGTGGGTGCGCCACCTCGCGCCCGAGGGCGAGCACACGCTGGGGGTGCGGGCCATTCCGGTCGAGCAGATCGCGGGGTCGGTGGACCGCTACCGTGAGTTCGACCGCCACTACCTGCCGCGCGAGCGCCACCTCGACGAGCGCTGGATCGGCGTGAGAAGCGCGCAGCTTCAGGGCAAGGAGCTGCCGCCCATTCAGGTGTACAAGGTGGGTGAGCTGTACTTCGTCAAGGACGGCAACCACCGCGTCTCGGTCGCCCGGCGCCAGGGCCAGAAGTACATCGACGCCCACGTGATCGAGCTGCACGTCACGGTCCCGCCCGACGAGGACGACACCCTGCGCGACCTGATCATCAAGGGCGAGTACGCCCGGTTTCTCAAGGAAACCAACCTCGACCGGGTCGTGCCGGGCCACCGGGAGATCCTCTTTACCACGCCGGGGCGCTACGACCGATTGATCGAGCACATCCGCACCCGCCAGTATTTCCTCGACCGCAAGCCGGGGCGCGCGGACCAGCCGCCCGTGACCTGGGAGGAGGCGGTGGAAAGCTGGTACCGCCGCCTGTACAGCCGGGTCGTCGAGAACCTGGAAAAGCACGACGTGATGTTCCGCTTTCCGGGCCGCACCGAGGCCGACCTCTACCTCTGGATCATGGACCACCGCTACTTCCTGACCCAGAAGTACGGCCACGACGTGGGCAGCGAGGAAGCCACCCGCGACTTTCGCGCCCACTACGCCCCGCCGCTGTACAAGCGCCTGCGGCAGCGGATGCGGCTGCTGCTGAAAGGCGACCTGGGTCCGGCGGGGTAGAGGGGGTGTGGGTCGCCGGGGAAAGATAGCTCTCCCCACGGCCCACACCCCGCCGCCTACATCCTTCCCAGCACGTAGCCCACCAGCGTCCCTACCCCCCAGCCGGTCGCCTGGCCGTCTTTCAGGGCGTTGCCGGCGATGTCGAGGTGTGCCCAGGGCCGGGTGACGAACTCGCGCAGGAAGAGGGCCGCCTTGATGCTGCCGCCCGCCGGGACCAGGTCGGCATTGCGCAGGTCGGCCAGCGTCTCTTTCTGAAAGGCCTTCAGGTACGGCGCGTGCAGCGGCAATTCCCAGACGAACTCGCCGCAGGCCTCGGCGCTGGCCTTCAGGCACGCCGCGAGGGAGGGGTCGGTGCTAAAGAGGCCCGCGATGTCGGTCCCCAGGGCAACCAGCTTGGCGCCGGTCAGGGTCGCCACGTCCACGATCTCGGTGGCCCCCTCGTCACAGGCGACCGCCAGCGCGTCGGCCAGGATCAGGCGGCCCTCGGCGTCGGTGTTCACGACCTCGACCGTCTTGCCGTTCGCCGCGCGGTAGATGTCGCCGGGGCGCATGGCGTGGGGGCCGACCATGTTCTCGGCGGCGGGAACGTAGGCGCGGACCTCGACCCCCTCCGGCAGCCGGTCGCGGAGCTGCGCGAGTGCGCGCATCGCGCCCAGCACGGTCGCGGCGCCCCCCATGTCCCCCTTCATGGTGGTCATCCCGGCGGCGGGCTTGATCGAGTAGCCGCCCGTGTCGAAGGTCACGCCCTTGCCGACCAGCGCGATCACCCGGCTCACCTCGCCCCGCGCCGGGAGGGTGACCCGGATCAGCCGGGGGCCGGCCTCGCTGCCCGCCGCCACCGCCGCCAGCAGGCCCATGCCGCGCGCCTCGATCTCCGCGCCGTCCCACACGGCCACGTCGGCGCCGTATGCCCCCAGCGTGCGGGCCTCGCGGGCCAGGGTGGCGGGATTGAGCAGGTTCGCCGGAGCGTTCACCAGCTCGCGGGCAAAACCCACCCCTGCCTGGAGGGCCTGCACCGAGGCGCGCTCCGGGTCGCTCAGGCCCTCCACCACGAGTTCGGCGGGACCGGGCCTCGCCTCGGCGCGGTAACGGGCGTCGCGGGAGCCTGCGGCCAGGGCGGCGAGGGTCAGCGCCTGCGCGTGGGCCGCCGCCTCTGGCGGCAGGGCCTCCACCTCCACGCTCCGGGCGCCCAGCTCGGTCGCCACCTTCACCAGCGCCGCTCCCAGCTCGCGGGCCTGGGCGGCGTCCGCCGGAGCCAGCGCCACGGCCACGTCCCCCTCTGCCCCGCGCGAGAGCAGCCGCACGGCCCCGGGCTTCAGGTCGCGGGTGACCTGCGCGGGCAGCGCCGCCTCCTCTGCCTCCCCGAGAAACTTCAGCGTGAGGTCCGCCCGGCCCAGCCCGTTGGTGAGTTGCATGGGGGGCAGTAGACCACGCGCCGCCGGGCTGGGCCAGCGCCGCAGGCAGGCCGCCGCTAGGTACTTGACTCGGGTGAACTATTCACCTAGGGTAACGCGGTGACTTCGCCTCCCTCCTCTCCCCCCACCCAGGAGCAGGTCGGGCGGTTTCTGGCGAGCATGTGGCGCTTTCACCGCAGGCTCAAGCAGGAACTCGACCCCCTCCTGACCGCCCGGCACGGCATCGACGCGCGCAAGTTCCTGATCCTGCGCGCCATCCAGGCCGGGCAGCAGTACCCGACCCTGCTGTCCGAGCACCTCCAGATTCCGGCCACGCTGCTCAGCCGCTACCTCGACCAGCTCACCAAGGGGGGCCTGATCGAGCGCCGCCTGGACGCGCAGGACTCGCGCCGCACCTGCCTGAGCCTGACCCCGGCCGGGCAGGAGGTCGTTCGCGACACCCTGGACACCGTCTACAGCCTCACGGGCGCGCGGCTGACCCAACTCGACCCCCAGATCCTGCCCGCCTTGCTGGGCGCCCTGGAACTTCTGACGCACGAGGACCCCGCATGACCGACTCCGTCCACCCGGCTCCCCCCTCGGCCGCCCCCGTTCCCGCAGCGGACACGCCGCCCACCTTTTCCGATCAGGAAAGGAAGATCACCCTGATCGGCCTGCTGGTGGTCTTCTTGCTCGCGGCGCTGAGCCAGACCATCGTCAGCACGGCCATGCCGCGCATCATCGAGGACCTGCGGGGCTTCAACCTGTATTCCTGGGTCACCACCGCCTACCTGCTCGCGAGCACCGTGATGGTGCCGATCTACGGCAAGCTGTCGGACCTGTACGGGCGCAAGCCGGTCCTGGTGTTCGGGATCGTGGTCTTTTTGATCGGCTCGGCGCTCAGCGGCCTGGCGGGCGAGCCGTTTTTCGGCAACTTCCTGGGCGGCGGCATGAACCAGCTGATCGCCTTCCGGGCGGTGGCGGGCTTCGGCGGCGCGGCGCTCTTCACGATGGCCTTCGCGATTCTGGCCGACATGTTTGCGCCCGCCGAGCGCGCCCGGTTCGGCGGTCTGTTCGGGGCCGTGTTCGGCCTCGCCAGCGTGATCGGCCCGGCGGTGGGGGGCTTTTTGACCGACCAGCTCTCCTGGCGCTGGACTTTTTACGTGAACCTGCCGCTGGGGCTGCTGGCGCTCTTTTTGATCATCGCCCGGATGCCCAAGCTGACGCACCGCATGGCGGGCAAGATCGACTACCCCGGCGCGGCCCTGATTCTCACGACCACCATTCCGCTGCTGCTGGCCCTGACCTGGGGCGGCACGACCTATCCCTGGGACAGCGCCCGCATCCTGACGCTGTTCGGGGTCAGCGCCGTCAGCCTGGTCGCCTTCTTGCTGGTCGAGGCGCGCACCCGGGACGCGATCATTCCGCTGAGCCTCTTCCGCATCCCGATGTTCTCGCTGGGCAACCTGGCTTCTTTCATCATGGGGATGGCGTTTCTGGGCGTGATTTTGTTTTTGCCGCTGTACATGCAGCTGGTGCTGGGGGTCAGCGCGACCAACAGCGGATTTTCGATGCTGCCCCTGATGGGCGGCCTGATCCTGTCGAGCATCGTGAGCGGCAGCGTCGTGGGGCGCACCGGGAAGTACAAGCCGTGGATGATCGGCGGCGGCTTGGTGCTGATGCTGGGCATCTTTTTCCTGACCCAGATCACCACGCACACCACCCTGGCCGACCTGGGCTGGCGCATGTTCATCGTGGGGCTGGGGCTGGGACCCTCCCAGAGCCTGTTCACGCTCGCCATCCAGAACGCGGTGCCGGTGGGCCAGCTGGGCATCGCCACCTCCAGTTCGCAGTTTTTCCGCCAGATCGGCTCGACCATCGGCGCGGCGGTGTTCGGCACGCTGCTGCTGAACAACCTGCACACCGAACTGCCCAAACACCTGCCCCAGGTGCCCGGCGTGCAGATGAACGCCAGCTCCTTCGACCTGGGCGCGCTGCGGGCCAGCGGCAACGGCAGCGGCCCCGAGGCGAAGATCCGGGAGGCGTTCGGCGCCCAGTACGCGCAGATAGAAAAGGCGCTGAACGGGGACCGGGCCGCCGCACAGGCCCTGGCGCACAATCCGCAACTTCCCGCCGACCTGCGGGCGCTGGTCACGGGCGGCGGCCTTCAGGCGCAGGTGCACCAGCAGCTGACGGCGCAGGCCCAGACCGTCGGCACCGTGCTGAAAACCGGCGAGCCGGGCCGCCAGGCGCTGCTGGGCAGTGACCAGACCCCGGAGGCCCTCAAGGCGCAGCTGCGCGCCCTGCCCCCCCAGGCCCTCGCCACCCCGCAGGCCGCGCAGGCCACCGCCCGGCAGGTCGAGCGGGGCATCCTCGCGCAGGAACCTGCCGCCGTGCAGCAGGCCACCCGCTCGGCGCTGGCCGAGATCAAGGCCACGCTGGAGGAGCAGGCCAGGGCGCTCGCGGCGAGGCTCACGGGCGGCATGAAAGAAGGCTTTACCGCCGCCATGACCCACATGTTCGGCACGAGCATCTGGATCATCCTGCTGGGGTTCGTGGTCACGCTGTTCGTTCCGGCGATCCCGCTGCGGGGCCGCGCCGAGCCGGTACAGGCGGCCCCGCAGGCCCAGTCCGGCAGCTGACCCCCCCGCTTGCCCCCCCAGCCCTCTCCCCGGTGGAGGGGGCTTTGTCCTATCCGCCGGAACTTGCCCGGACTTCCCGCCGTAACTGGGGCATGACCAAGCGAACGCGGAGGGGACAACGGCCAGCGGG encodes:
- a CDS encoding glycine--tRNA ligase codes for the protein MPAHSMEELVSLCKRRGFIFQGSEIYGGLQGFYDYGPLGVELKNNLKAAWWRTNVYERDDMEGLDASIIMHRMVLRHSGHEATFSDPMVDNRKTKKRYRLDHLVKDQKADVIARVAEGIGESVDNFPAVVAALVAQPARAAEVLVAAGVRDPFSGEVGDWTEPKPFNMMFRTTIGPTADEDSFGYLRPETAQGIFTNFKNVVDSTSRRLPFGIAQIGKAFRNEITPRNFIFRVRELEQMEIEFFCAPGTDEDWHQHWLDARLAWWEAQGVPREKIQILDVPKEDLAHYSKRTYDLMYDYPTLGYEEIEGIANRSDYDLGSHTKSQGELGLVARVEENTDSIAKLTIPHPETNKPVVPFVIEPSAGVDRAMLAVLSEAFTKETLENGSERIVLKLRPHLAPIKVAVIPLARNREEITGVARAIKADLQKLGLGRVLYEDSGNIGKAYRRHDEVGTPYCVTVDFDTVGKGEDPNLTDTVTVRDRDTLAQERVKISELAGWIRERLR
- a CDS encoding alpha/beta hydrolase; the encoded protein is MTRRLRFALLSAALELGSAQGLPPAPATEVALDRVPAERVVRPGATAPGTPPDLNASITVRYGPARPRAVLLLMPGFLGGAGSFDRLARQLAALDPGLAVWAVDRRANLLEPQAQLAAADPAELARIVQRGLPVRTPASLGFLQGWGLDLTLRDWRAAVLEARALTPDVFLGGHSLGGVLAGLYAAYDFGGTPGWQDLRGLVLLDGVPGQAAFQPLTRQQYEEGYFNRALPVRAPGLNALARQPYVDSFFFGPTLASRAAAQARLAASDPGAPAPAGGLTRYPATALAAGLTQLEGRYSLLPFLAVRTGQATNARTLPNPLPRLLGAARAGEFILGARDPARPVGWQADPAAPTDPLDFVRRYWTPLADYAEWYFPQRLTLDVNAANLGTRGSPFEQELRVWHGAEVPLPILGLAAEGGLTRPEDYTRYAATTLGALTTHTLPGAAHLDITAARGDTVARWILEWLGRLARP
- a CDS encoding phage holin family protein, translated to MSARVPPRLPRPGDDPWRPSTRPALPRPTLPPDLGRRAKGLGWLAVQGFFGFILVTTLLALFIVLLALDWPPAAWLIGITLLLALLGVVRTAVQGRRLLAPAPEVPLAQATPDDDEARLLRLLRSGERALPPAARPAFHAAVISTRDALRLTSGDEALGRDAFDARQAAREDLPELLHTYRATPRTPEAERLLVSQLDLIGRRMGEVVHERRGQHTRTLEAQRRYLESKYGDERG
- a CDS encoding mismatch-specific DNA-glycosylase, whose protein sequence is MTDPATTDPTAPDLAALGADYLVPDVLAPGLTLVLVGTAPSRISARAKAYYANPENKFWRVLAEVGLTPRQLAPREYPSVPEYGIGLTDVAKRHSGVDAALPAGAWAPDELRHKLRTYRPALVAFTSKRGASETLGLPTGKLPYGPQLLPLEGAEVWVLPSTSPLGHTHFRLEPWQALADRVRELRGNRDAPSPVP
- a CDS encoding sulfite oxidase-like oxidoreductase, whose amino-acid sequence is MLGKFFKKPADDLDGRIPPGQTLTSRFPVLTYGPSQHYAPEEVVVRVFGLAEEQTFTWADLLALPQTTLTYDIHCVTHWSKLDTTWTGVRVVDLMARLQLKPGATHVMQHSVGGYTTNLSLEDFTRPENLLAHTFGGEALTPEHGGPLRLVVPHLYFWKSAKWLTGLEFMDRDAPGFWERNGYHMRGDPFAEQRYDDD
- a CDS encoding DUF4032 domain-containing protein, which translates into the protein MNEQSNRTRARHEVERARFLGDVRDLLAILRREPNELLPFEWVRHLAPEGEHTLGVRAIPVEQIAGSVDRYREFDRHYLPRERHLDERWIGVRSAQLQGKELPPIQVYKVGELYFVKDGNHRVSVARRQGQKYIDAHVIELHVTVPPDEDDTLRDLIIKGEYARFLKETNLDRVVPGHREILFTTPGRYDRLIEHIRTRQYFLDRKPGRADQPPVTWEEAVESWYRRLYSRVVENLEKHDVMFRFPGRTEADLYLWIMDHRYFLTQKYGHDVGSEEATRDFRAHYAPPLYKRLRQRMRLLLKGDLGPAG
- a CDS encoding M17 family metallopeptidase, with product MQLTNGLGRADLTLKFLGEAEEAALPAQVTRDLKPGAVRLLSRGAEGDVAVALAPADAAQARELGAALVKVATELGARSVEVEALPPEAAAHAQALTLAALAAGSRDARYRAEARPGPAELVVEGLSDPERASVQALQAGVGFARELVNAPANLLNPATLAREARTLGAYGADVAVWDGAEIEARGMGLLAAVAAGSEAGPRLIRVTLPARGEVSRVIALVGKGVTFDTGGYSIKPAAGMTTMKGDMGGAATVLGAMRALAQLRDRLPEGVEVRAYVPAAENMVGPHAMRPGDIYRAANGKTVEVVNTDAEGRLILADALAVACDEGATEIVDVATLTGAKLVALGTDIAGLFSTDPSLAACLKASAEACGEFVWELPLHAPYLKAFQKETLADLRNADLVPAGGSIKAALFLREFVTRPWAHLDIAGNALKDGQATGWGVGTLVGYVLGRM
- a CDS encoding MarR family winged helix-turn-helix transcriptional regulator, with protein sequence MTSPPSSPPTQEQVGRFLASMWRFHRRLKQELDPLLTARHGIDARKFLILRAIQAGQQYPTLLSEHLQIPATLLSRYLDQLTKGGLIERRLDAQDSRRTCLSLTPAGQEVVRDTLDTVYSLTGARLTQLDPQILPALLGALELLTHEDPA
- a CDS encoding MDR family MFS transporter, producing MTDSVHPAPPSAAPVPAADTPPTFSDQERKITLIGLLVVFLLAALSQTIVSTAMPRIIEDLRGFNLYSWVTTAYLLASTVMVPIYGKLSDLYGRKPVLVFGIVVFLIGSALSGLAGEPFFGNFLGGGMNQLIAFRAVAGFGGAALFTMAFAILADMFAPAERARFGGLFGAVFGLASVIGPAVGGFLTDQLSWRWTFYVNLPLGLLALFLIIARMPKLTHRMAGKIDYPGAALILTTTIPLLLALTWGGTTYPWDSARILTLFGVSAVSLVAFLLVEARTRDAIIPLSLFRIPMFSLGNLASFIMGMAFLGVILFLPLYMQLVLGVSATNSGFSMLPLMGGLILSSIVSGSVVGRTGKYKPWMIGGGLVLMLGIFFLTQITTHTTLADLGWRMFIVGLGLGPSQSLFTLAIQNAVPVGQLGIATSSSQFFRQIGSTIGAAVFGTLLLNNLHTELPKHLPQVPGVQMNASSFDLGALRASGNGSGPEAKIREAFGAQYAQIEKALNGDRAAAQALAHNPQLPADLRALVTGGGLQAQVHQQLTAQAQTVGTVLKTGEPGRQALLGSDQTPEALKAQLRALPPQALATPQAAQATARQVERGILAQEPAAVQQATRSALAEIKATLEEQARALAARLTGGMKEGFTAAMTHMFGTSIWIILLGFVVTLFVPAIPLRGRAEPVQAAPQAQSGS